From candidate division KSB1 bacterium, the proteins below share one genomic window:
- the accD gene encoding acetyl-CoA carboxylase, carboxyltransferase subunit beta: protein MDWFKRTKRGLIPQAKRDLPNGLWVKCEQCGEILYRKELANNAHVCMKCGFHFRIGSREYVRILLDDGSAEEFNASLLSVDPLGFKDSKRYRDRIKEAMKSTGLPEAIRTFAGTISGVKVILCVMDFSFIGGSMGSVVGEKVARAADRALAERLPLIIVSSSGGARMQEAALSLMQMAKTAGRLALLDEARVPCISILTNPTTGGVTASYAMLGDLNLAEPGALIGFAGPRVIKQTIKQDLPEGFQRSEFLQQHGFIDAIVDRREMKAKLTTILEFFGYQAAKA, encoded by the coding sequence AGCGGACAAAGAGGGGACTGATCCCTCAGGCGAAGCGGGACCTCCCCAACGGCCTGTGGGTGAAGTGCGAACAGTGCGGAGAAATCCTCTACCGCAAGGAACTGGCAAACAATGCCCACGTCTGTATGAAATGTGGTTTCCACTTTCGCATTGGCAGCCGGGAGTATGTGCGCATTCTTCTGGACGATGGCTCGGCTGAGGAGTTCAACGCCTCGCTTCTGTCGGTGGACCCGCTGGGGTTCAAGGATAGCAAGCGCTACCGGGATCGGATCAAGGAGGCGATGAAAAGCACAGGACTGCCGGAAGCGATACGTACCTTCGCTGGCACCATTTCCGGAGTCAAGGTGATCCTGTGTGTGATGGATTTTTCGTTTATCGGGGGGAGCATGGGATCGGTGGTAGGAGAAAAAGTAGCGCGCGCGGCCGATCGGGCGCTGGCCGAGCGACTGCCGCTGATCATCGTCTCCTCCTCCGGGGGAGCGAGGATGCAAGAGGCGGCCCTTTCTCTGATGCAGATGGCCAAGACTGCGGGGCGCCTGGCGCTACTGGATGAGGCGCGGGTTCCATGTATCTCCATCCTGACCAACCCCACGACTGGTGGCGTGACGGCCAGCTACGCCATGCTTGGGGACCTGAACCTGGCGGAGCCTGGGGCCCTCATCGGCTTTGCGGGCCCGCGGGTCATCAAGCAGACCATCAAACAGGACCTGCCGGAGGGCTTCCAACGCTCCGAGTTCCTGCAGCAACACGGCTTCATCGACGCCATCGTTGACCGACGGGAGATGAAGGCGAAGCTGACAACCATTCTGGAGTTCTTTGGGTACCAGGCGGCGAAGGCGTGA